A part of Haloarchaeobius sp. HME9146 genomic DNA contains:
- a CDS encoding coiled-coil protein, producing MADSIDTSKNVELTEDDLANKSKGQLIKLAGQLRDRRNDLNQMASERASSRDDLNAKTREKVDEAQEHREKRDELNELVQEHKQKRNDLNADANELFDKVEEMKSDLELDDGKDLEELESEIEDLEFKQQTEVLSSEEEKELIEKIESKREEYQSRKEKMGQNDDLDELVEEAEEVRSEASKHHQKVTELADKAQEHHNQMIEAYREADDIRDEADEMHEKFVEAQEAADRHHEDFVRVQKRLRELDKKEEEAKQSKRDQKREEVEAEAEEIYQKFKEGETLDTEDLMKLQKAGRL from the coding sequence ATGGCTGATTCGATAGACACATCCAAGAACGTAGAACTCACAGAAGACGACCTTGCGAACAAATCCAAAGGTCAACTTATCAAGCTCGCAGGACAGCTGCGAGACCGACGTAACGATCTCAACCAGATGGCTTCTGAGCGGGCTTCCAGCCGTGACGACCTGAACGCGAAGACTCGCGAGAAGGTCGACGAGGCCCAGGAACACCGCGAGAAGCGTGACGAGCTCAACGAGCTGGTCCAGGAGCACAAACAGAAGCGTAACGACCTCAACGCCGACGCCAACGAGCTCTTCGACAAGGTCGAGGAGATGAAGTCCGACCTCGAGCTCGACGACGGCAAGGACCTCGAAGAGCTCGAGTCCGAGATCGAGGACCTGGAGTTCAAGCAGCAGACCGAGGTTCTCTCCTCCGAGGAGGAGAAAGAGCTCATCGAGAAGATCGAGAGCAAGCGCGAGGAGTACCAGAGCCGCAAGGAGAAGATGGGACAGAACGACGACCTCGACGAGCTCGTCGAGGAGGCCGAGGAGGTCCGTTCTGAAGCATCCAAGCACCACCAGAAGGTCACGGAGCTCGCCGACAAGGCACAGGAGCACCACAACCAGATGATCGAGGCCTACCGCGAGGCCGACGACATCCGTGACGAGGCCGACGAGATGCACGAGAAGTTCGTCGAGGCCCAGGAAGCGGCCGACCGTCACCACGAAGACTTCGTCCGCGTCCAGAAGCGCCTGCGCGAGCTGGACAAGAAGGAGGAGGAGGCCAAGCAGTCCAAGCGCGACCAGAAGCGCGAGGAAGTCGAGGCCGAGGCCGAGGAGATCTACCAGAAGTTCAAGGAAGGCGAGACCCTCGACACCGAGGACCTGATGAAGCTGCAGAAGGCTGGCCGCCTCTAA